A region from the Aquimarina sp. ERC-38 genome encodes:
- a CDS encoding acetyl-CoA carboxylase carboxyltransferase subunit alpha, whose product MEYLEFELPIKELEDQYEKACAIGEESDVDVTDTCKQIEKKLIETKKDIYKNLTAWQRVQLSRHPSRPYTLDYINAICGESFLELHGDRNVKDDKAMIGGLGKIGDQSFMFVGQQKGYNTKTRQYRNFGMANPEGYRKALRLMKSAEKFNIPVVCFIDTPGAYPGLEAEERGQGEAIARNLLEMTRLKVPIIVVIIGEGASGGALGIGVGDKVLMLENTWYSVISPESCSSILWRSWEYKEQAAEALKLTAKDMKKQKLIDEIVKEPLGGAHTDREKTFKTVRDRILATFDELKNLSPEERVTKRMEKYLEMGVFKG is encoded by the coding sequence ATGGAATATTTAGAATTTGAACTCCCTATTAAAGAATTGGAAGATCAATACGAAAAAGCTTGTGCAATAGGAGAAGAGAGTGATGTTGACGTGACCGATACGTGCAAACAGATTGAAAAAAAGTTGATTGAAACTAAAAAAGATATTTATAAAAATTTGACCGCCTGGCAACGGGTTCAGTTATCAAGACATCCTTCACGGCCTTATACCCTGGATTATATTAATGCAATTTGTGGTGAATCTTTTCTGGAACTACACGGGGATAGAAATGTAAAAGATGACAAAGCGATGATCGGAGGTTTAGGTAAAATCGGGGATCAAAGTTTTATGTTTGTGGGTCAGCAAAAAGGTTATAATACAAAAACACGTCAATATCGTAATTTTGGGATGGCAAATCCCGAAGGATACCGCAAAGCACTTCGTTTAATGAAAAGTGCGGAAAAATTTAATATTCCGGTAGTTTGTTTTATCGATACTCCAGGTGCTTATCCGGGCTTAGAAGCCGAAGAACGAGGGCAAGGGGAAGCAATTGCCAGAAATTTATTGGAAATGACCCGGTTAAAAGTTCCGATTATTGTAGTTATCATTGGTGAAGGAGCCAGTGGAGGCGCTTTAGGCATTGGAGTAGGCGACAAGGTGCTTATGCTTGAAAATACCTGGTACTCCGTTATTTCTCCGGAATCTTGTTCGTCCATTCTTTGGAGAAGTTGGGAGTATAAAGAACAGGCAGCAGAAGCCTTAAAATTGACCGCAAAAGACATGAAAAAGCAAAAGTTGATTGACGAAATTGTAAAAGAACCTCTAGGTGGCGCACATACAGATAGAGAAAAAACTTTTAAAACCGTACGTGATCGAATTTTAGCAACTTTTGACGAACTTAAAAACTTATCACCAGAAGAAAGAGTCACTAAACGAATGGAAAAATATCTGGAAATGGGAGTATTCAAAGGCTAA
- a CDS encoding DUF6090 family protein, with protein sequence MKNKKWKKYAFEFLSIFIAVISAFALNNWNDTRNNKHSEQKILTEIKNSIKIDIQDFDINIYGNKMSLKADSIFRELINGKKVSQDSIGIYYTALFRDYIPIINKSAYESLKANNLKTISTDSLRLQIISLYDYYYSIMEKLEYEVPEMKSYKNYFQRINTILYPFMEFNENGELISINDLNQLDTNQKKEILSYLWRIRNNRKFKLRKYDLIIKVIEKVENNIGKELKQ encoded by the coding sequence ATGAAAAATAAAAAGTGGAAAAAATATGCTTTTGAATTTTTATCAATATTTATTGCTGTAATTTCTGCATTTGCCTTGAATAATTGGAATGATACTAGAAATAATAAACATTCCGAACAAAAAATATTGACTGAAATAAAAAATAGTATCAAAATTGACATTCAAGATTTCGATATCAATATTTATGGAAATAAAATGAGTTTAAAAGCCGATTCTATTTTTAGAGAGCTAATCAATGGAAAAAAAGTTTCACAAGATTCAATAGGAATTTATTATACAGCCTTATTTAGAGATTATATTCCGATAATTAACAAATCTGCTTATGAATCTTTAAAAGCCAATAATTTAAAAACAATCTCAACTGATTCTTTAAGACTTCAAATCATTTCGCTATATGACTACTATTATAGTATAATGGAGAAATTAGAATATGAAGTCCCTGAAATGAAGTCTTATAAAAATTATTTTCAAAGAATTAATACTATTCTATATCCATTTATGGAATTTAATGAAAATGGAGAATTAATAAGTATTAATGATTTGAATCAACTTGACACAAATCAAAAGAAAGAAATCTTAAGCTATTTATGGAGAATAAGAAATAATAGAAAATTTAAATTAAGAAAATACGATTTGATTATAAAAGTGATTGAAAAAGTAGAAAATAATATAGGCAAAGAATTAAAACAATAG